A portion of the Nitrospirae bacterium YQR-1 genome contains these proteins:
- a CDS encoding carboxymuconolactone decarboxylase family protein, translating into MKIPNRFEKLKSRHGKFIEAVEALGKAVRAEGPTEEKTALLIQLAAAAAVKSEGSVHSHTRRALAAGATPEEITHAVILLTSIIGFPAVAAALSWVDDILDDIS; encoded by the coding sequence ATGAAAATACCAAACAGATTTGAAAAATTAAAATCCAGGCATGGGAAGTTTATAGAGGCTGTGGAGGCACTTGGTAAGGCGGTCAGAGCGGAAGGACCGACAGAGGAAAAGACAGCCCTGTTGATTCAGTTGGCGGCAGCGGCGGCTGTAAAGAGTGAGGGCTCAGTCCATAGCCACACAAGACGTGCGTTGGCAGCAGGGGCGACCCCTGAGGAAATTACCCATGCTGTTATTTTATTAACAAGTATAATCGGGTTTCCTGCGGTTGCTGCGGCACTTAGCTGGGTTGACGATATTTTAGATGATATTTCCTGA
- a CDS encoding glutaredoxin family protein, translating into MEQKNKIVFFALSTCPACKKTKEYINQKGFEYILVEVDTVDKDSREKLLGELRKYNPRETFPTVVIDGGAKVIIGYDEKSLHEAFK; encoded by the coding sequence ATGGAACAGAAGAACAAAATAGTTTTCTTTGCACTGAGCACATGTCCGGCTTGTAAAAAGACTAAGGAGTATATAAACCAAAAAGGATTTGAATATATACTTGTTGAGGTGGATACTGTTGATAAGGACTCAAGAGAAAAGCTGCTTGGTGAGTTAAGAAAGTACAACCCGCGGGAGACGTTCCCAACAGTGGTAATTGATGGAGGGGCAAAGGTAATAATTGGATATGACGAGAAGTCGCTCCATGAGGCTTTTAAATAA
- a CDS encoding flavodoxin family protein, which translates to MKVTVFLGSPRVEGNTEILVKEALRAVKEAGHTVTLFRPSEMTISPCTNCGGCDLTGECVIEDDMSEVYSAIYEGERFILASPIFFFGLTAQVKALIDRAQALWCEKYLLNRPIKAGPAGRKALLIMVGGMKKEIGFTGGGATAKAFFRTISVPDHETIYFDGVDKKGAIREHSTALNAVHEAAVRLVATD; encoded by the coding sequence ATGAAAGTGACGGTGTTTTTAGGCAGCCCGAGAGTGGAGGGGAATACGGAAATTCTCGTTAAAGAAGCATTGCGTGCTGTGAAAGAGGCAGGGCATACGGTAACGCTGTTTCGGCCCTCGGAGATGACTATATCGCCGTGTACTAATTGCGGCGGCTGTGACCTGACCGGTGAGTGCGTGATTGAAGACGATATGTCGGAAGTCTACAGTGCCATTTATGAAGGGGAGCGGTTTATACTGGCCTCACCAATTTTTTTCTTTGGTTTGACCGCACAGGTTAAAGCCCTGATTGACAGAGCACAGGCGTTGTGGTGTGAAAAGTACCTGCTAAACCGTCCTATAAAGGCAGGCCCTGCGGGTAGAAAGGCGCTTTTGATAATGGTGGGGGGTATGAAGAAAGAAATCGGTTTTACCGGCGGTGGCGCCACAGCCAAAGCTTTTTTCAGGACCATTAGTGTGCCTGACCATGAGACAATTTACTTTGACGGCGTTGATAAAAAAGGGGCCATAAGAGAACACTCAACGGCATTAAACGCTGTGCATGAGGCCGCAGTGCGTTTAGTTGCCACCGATTAA
- a CDS encoding peroxiredoxin — METFDPSKGDFGEVSLEKLKAAGKWTVVVFYPADFTFVCATEFSALADLYDEFKKQGAEVITVSTDTKFVHLAWHRDEKSLAKVKYPMASDPTGNVSRLFGVYNEENGLDLRGSFIINPEGVLLNSEINFYNLGRNMDELLRKLKANIYLAKHGTEACPAKWHNEGDKTLKPGADLVGKVFEALS, encoded by the coding sequence ATGGAAACATTTGATCCGTCAAAAGGGGATTTTGGCGAGGTGTCTTTGGAAAAGCTTAAAGCCGCCGGCAAATGGACGGTAGTGGTGTTTTATCCGGCTGATTTCACCTTTGTGTGCGCTACTGAGTTTTCAGCTCTGGCCGACCTTTATGATGAGTTTAAAAAGCAGGGTGCAGAGGTTATAACCGTCAGCACAGACACTAAGTTTGTGCATCTTGCATGGCACAGAGATGAGAAATCCCTGGCCAAAGTTAAGTACCCTATGGCATCAGACCCCACAGGGAATGTTTCGAGACTCTTTGGCGTCTATAATGAGGAAAACGGTCTTGACCTCCGTGGCAGCTTCATAATAAACCCTGAGGGAGTACTTCTGAACTCTGAGATAAACTTCTACAATCTCGGCAGAAACATGGATGAGCTTTTGAGGAAACTAAAAGCCAACATATACCTTGCCAAACACGGAACAGAGGCGTGTCCTGCTAAGTGGCATAATGAAGGCGATAAGACCCTGAAACCGGGTGCAGACCTTGTCGGTAAAGTTTTTGAAGCGTTAAGCTGA
- a CDS encoding rubredoxin, with protein MHRCTVCGWIYDDAKEGTPFDKLPDDYTCPVCNAPKEAFEEV; from the coding sequence ATGCACAGATGCACAGTGTGCGGCTGGATTTATGATGATGCAAAGGAAGGAACCCCTTTTGACAAACTACCGGATGATTATACCTGTCCGGTATGCAATGCACCAAAGGAAGCTTTTGAGGAAGTGTAG
- a CDS encoding FprA family A-type flavoprotein gives MNVIEIKPGIYWTGAVDWAVRDFHGYVTPSGTTYNNYLIMDDEPTLVDTVKHDFVEVGVSNIRSLIDPSKIKNIVINHIENDHLGSLDRIMELSPSATIYITKRGRQGMDRFFDTTSWNIKEVKTGDTLKTGKYTLRFVETPMLHWPDSMMTYVEGAKLLISQDAFGQHLASTTRFDDEFTASVSMTELEDSVIDYYANILMPFGKLIKSKICEIKDMGLDIDMIAPDHGIIWRADPGKVLNMYMDMAEGKAKLQIAIIYDTMWHSTEHMTLPVMRGIIDEGVACKVIKLRATPMSVAIKEFWKSRACLVGSPTLNNEVFPSVAEFMIHLKGLRPTDRLMGAFGSYGWGGGAVKWLYDTFKNMKLPVVEPGIAVQYRLRNEDHEKCYEFGRNFAKTVREFHEKGYNTANSACQK, from the coding sequence ATGAATGTTATCGAAATAAAGCCCGGCATATATTGGACAGGTGCTGTTGACTGGGCGGTAAGGGATTTTCACGGCTATGTAACCCCTAGCGGAACTACGTATAATAATTATCTCATAATGGATGACGAGCCGACGCTGGTTGATACGGTCAAACACGATTTTGTGGAAGTTGGGGTTTCTAACATAAGAAGCCTTATTGATCCCTCTAAAATAAAAAACATCGTGATTAACCACATAGAAAATGACCATCTGGGTTCTCTTGACAGAATAATGGAGCTCTCACCCTCCGCCACAATCTACATCACCAAAAGGGGCAGACAGGGAATGGACAGGTTTTTCGATACTACCTCATGGAATATAAAAGAGGTTAAAACCGGTGATACCCTTAAAACCGGCAAATATACCCTGAGGTTTGTAGAAACACCGATGTTGCACTGGCCTGATTCCATGATGACCTACGTTGAGGGCGCCAAGCTTTTGATTTCTCAGGACGCTTTCGGTCAGCACCTTGCCTCAACAACAAGGTTTGATGACGAGTTTACTGCATCCGTTTCTATGACGGAACTGGAGGACTCAGTTATTGATTATTACGCCAATATTCTAATGCCTTTTGGGAAATTAATCAAATCCAAGATATGTGAGATAAAGGACATGGGCCTTGATATTGACATGATAGCCCCTGACCACGGCATTATATGGCGGGCTGACCCGGGCAAGGTGCTTAACATGTACATGGACATGGCCGAGGGTAAGGCAAAGCTGCAAATAGCTATAATATATGATACCATGTGGCATAGTACTGAGCACATGACACTGCCGGTAATGAGAGGGATAATAGATGAGGGAGTGGCGTGTAAGGTAATAAAGTTACGGGCGACACCTATGAGTGTGGCTATCAAGGAGTTTTGGAAGTCAAGAGCCTGTCTTGTCGGCTCTCCCACTTTAAATAACGAGGTGTTTCCATCCGTAGCGGAATTTATGATACACCTTAAGGGATTGAGACCCACGGACAGACTAATGGGCGCCTTTGGCAGCTATGGCTGGGGAGGCGGAGCGGTTAAATGGCTCTATGATACCTTTAAAAATATGAAACTACCAGTGGTTGAGCCGGGTATTGCGGTACAGTACCGTCTCAGGAATGAAGACCATGAGAAATGCTATGAGTTTGGCCGGAATTTTGCCAAAACTGTAAGAGAGTTTCATGAAAAAGGTTATAATACTGCTAATTCAGCTTGTCAGAAGTAA
- a CDS encoding rubredoxin yields the protein MAVFKCEKCGAVKDGRCKPQKCPACGDKGTMKKQD from the coding sequence ATGGCGGTGTTTAAATGTGAAAAGTGTGGTGCCGTGAAAGATGGCAGATGTAAACCTCAGAAATGCCCGGCTTGCGGTGATAAGGGCACTATGAAAAAACAAGATTAA
- a CDS encoding transcriptional repressor yields the protein MISVEKYREAGLKLTPQRMAILDYLKENRQHPSAEEIFKYVSRKFPTMSFATVYNTLEALEQRGALMVLIIDPQRKRYDTVTNPHHHLFCTSCKKIMDIERDYDLEIPEGERLGFKIFGNRIEFFGLCPQCRDDAPESVNMTAAM from the coding sequence ATGATTAGTGTGGAAAAGTACAGAGAAGCAGGGTTAAAACTGACACCTCAGCGGATGGCGATATTGGATTACCTGAAGGAAAACAGGCAGCATCCGTCTGCGGAGGAGATTTTTAAGTATGTCTCAAGGAAATTTCCGACAATGTCTTTTGCAACAGTGTATAACACACTGGAAGCCCTTGAGCAGCGCGGCGCTCTGATGGTCTTAATAATAGACCCGCAGAGAAAGCGTTATGACACGGTCACCAACCCGCACCATCATCTGTTTTGCACCAGTTGTAAAAAGATTATGGACATAGAGAGGGACTATGACCTTGAAATACCCGAGGGTGAGAGACTGGGTTTTAAAATCTTCGGTAACCGGATAGAATTTTTCGGACTCTGCCCGCAGTGCAGAGACGACGCCCCGGAAAGTGTCAACATGACCGCGGCTATGTAA
- a CDS encoding ABC transporter permease — protein sequence MLKYLLKKNLEILITFLGITVISFFIIHLAPGKPTDVLAELNPKITPEARARLEKFYGLDKPLYVQYALWLKRIVRLDFGKSFSSDHRPVWDKVLERLPVTLSINIVSMLIILIIALPSGIYSAIHRYSLYDKMMTLIVFTGFAMPGFWLALLLMMFFGVHLGILPISGLKSINYDMLTTTGKLLDMGRHLLMPIFVSAFGGVASISRYMRSSMLEVIRQDYMITARAKGLSENRITYIHGSRNALLPIVTILGLSVPGLIGGSVIFEQVFSIPGMGALFYMAVMTRDYPLVMGVLTIGAVLTLLGNLLADIGYAVVDPRIRK from the coding sequence ATGTTGAAATATTTGTTAAAAAAAAACCTTGAGATACTGATTACTTTTTTGGGGATAACTGTAATAAGTTTTTTTATAATCCATTTAGCGCCCGGCAAACCAACAGACGTGCTGGCTGAACTAAACCCTAAAATTACACCTGAGGCAAGGGCACGTCTTGAGAAGTTTTACGGGCTGGACAAACCCCTCTATGTGCAGTATGCACTGTGGCTTAAGCGTATAGTAAGGCTCGATTTCGGCAAGTCCTTCTCCTCTGACCACCGCCCTGTATGGGATAAAGTGCTGGAGCGGCTTCCGGTTACCCTTTCTATTAATATAGTCTCAATGCTGATAATTTTAATAATTGCGCTTCCCTCGGGGATATATTCCGCCATCCACCGCTACAGCCTGTACGATAAGATGATGACACTTATTGTGTTTACCGGTTTTGCAATGCCTGGGTTTTGGCTGGCCCTGTTGCTTATGATGTTTTTTGGCGTTCATCTGGGCATTTTACCAATCTCAGGATTAAAGTCTATAAATTACGATATGCTGACTACCACAGGAAAGCTTCTGGATATGGGCAGACATCTGCTAATGCCCATATTTGTATCAGCCTTTGGAGGGGTTGCCTCCATATCCCGCTATATGAGAAGCTCCATGCTGGAAGTAATCCGGCAGGACTATATGATAACGGCAAGGGCAAAGGGATTAAGTGAAAACCGGATCACATACATTCACGGCTCAAGAAACGCACTGTTGCCTATAGTAACAATCCTTGGCCTTTCAGTGCCTGGGCTTATCGGCGGCAGTGTAATATTTGAACAGGTGTTTTCAATTCCCGGGATGGGGGCGCTCTTCTACATGGCCGTAATGACCCGCGACTATCCGCTTGTTATGGGAGTGCTGACAATAGGGGCGGTATTAACCCTGCTTGGGAATCTGCTTGCCGACATTGGGTATGCCGTGGTTGACCCCAGAATCAGAAAGTAA
- the tgt gene encoding tRNA guanosine(34) transglycosylase Tgt, with protein sequence MNFKVLAMDGKARHAVMDIRGSIIETPVFMPVGTLGTVKAVTSDELIALGAEIILCNTYHMYLRPGSNVVSNLGGLHKFINWHRPILTDSGGFQVFSLATHRKISSSGVVFKSYLDGSTHFLGPQEAVKIQSELGADIIMAFDDCTPYPSTYQYTKTSMELTSHWAQTCRETPHHGQSLFGIVQGGVFKDLRLRSARELTGLDFEGYAVGGVSVGEPREIMYEIMDYIADELPQEKPRYLMGVGFPEDILNAVEAGFDMFDCVIPTRTARHGTLLTTSGRVSIKGAKYRTDEAPLDAGCSCYTCQNYSRAYLNHLYRCREILSMRLNTLHNLYFYFDFMSKIRTAIREKRFDDFKKKWLAKYLSG encoded by the coding sequence ATGAATTTTAAAGTTTTAGCTATGGACGGAAAGGCAAGGCATGCAGTTATGGATATAAGGGGTAGCATCATTGAAACTCCTGTATTTATGCCTGTAGGAACCCTTGGAACTGTTAAAGCAGTGACCTCGGATGAGCTTATAGCCCTTGGAGCGGAGATAATTTTGTGTAACACCTACCACATGTATTTAAGGCCTGGAAGCAATGTTGTCTCTAACCTTGGCGGCTTGCATAAGTTTATCAATTGGCACAGGCCTATTCTGACCGACAGTGGAGGTTTTCAGGTATTCAGCCTCGCAACGCATAGAAAAATAAGCAGCAGCGGAGTGGTTTTTAAATCCTACCTTGACGGCTCAACCCATTTTTTAGGCCCTCAGGAGGCGGTAAAGATTCAGTCTGAACTTGGTGCAGATATAATCATGGCATTTGATGACTGCACCCCCTACCCATCCACATATCAATACACAAAGACCTCGATGGAGCTTACATCACACTGGGCGCAGACATGCAGAGAAACTCCACATCACGGGCAGTCTCTGTTTGGAATCGTACAGGGGGGAGTGTTTAAAGATTTACGGTTAAGGAGCGCACGGGAGCTCACAGGGTTGGACTTTGAAGGTTATGCCGTTGGCGGGGTAAGTGTTGGTGAGCCAAGGGAAATCATGTATGAGATTATGGATTATATTGCAGATGAGCTGCCGCAGGAAAAGCCGCGGTATCTCATGGGGGTTGGTTTCCCTGAGGACATATTAAATGCTGTGGAGGCTGGTTTTGATATGTTTGACTGTGTAATTCCAACCCGGACTGCGCGGCACGGCACCTTGCTGACTACAAGTGGACGGGTGAGTATTAAGGGGGCAAAGTACCGTACCGATGAAGCCCCGCTTGATGCCGGCTGTTCGTGCTACACCTGTCAAAACTATAGCAGAGCCTATCTTAACCATCTATACAGATGCCGTGAAATTCTCTCAATGAGACTTAACACCTTACATAATCTGTATTTTTATTTTGACTTCATGAGCAAAATCCGCACAGCAATAAGGGAAAAACGTTTTGATGATTTTAAAAAAAAATGGCTTGCAAAGTATCTATCCGGTTAG
- a CDS encoding type II toxin-antitoxin system mRNA interferase toxin, RelE/StbE family: protein MPDLNDKIASVFDLLQENPFATSLKTHFLTGSLKGRYACSVTRDIRIIFELSEDTVHLLNIGSHDEVY, encoded by the coding sequence GTGCCGGATTTAAACGATAAAATAGCTTCAGTTTTTGATTTGCTGCAAGAAAATCCTTTTGCAACCTCTTTGAAAACGCATTTTTTGACAGGCTCATTAAAAGGTAGATATGCCTGTTCAGTTACAAGGGATATCCGTATCATATTTGAGCTATCCGAAGACACTGTTCATCTCCTCAACATTGGCTCTCACGACGAGGTTTATTAA
- a CDS encoding methyltransferase domain-containing protein, with protein sequence MEIDDFSKIKEGVKGAYSAVATEPDGKHPFPVGRLFALSLGYPEELLDDVPSLAVESFTGVSNVSVFAGIKEGDRVCDVGCGVGLDAFIAARRAGANGKVTGVDFSAQMIEKAQRAKAQGGSKNTDFIVAEAEKIPLSDNSASVVLANGIFNLNPVRDVIFKEILRILKPGGMVFGAELVLTTAPVDPLTCSLNNWFA encoded by the coding sequence ATGGAAATAGACGATTTCAGTAAAATTAAAGAAGGTGTTAAAGGCGCTTATTCAGCAGTGGCAACAGAGCCCGATGGAAAGCATCCGTTTCCGGTTGGAAGGCTTTTTGCTCTGTCTCTAGGTTATCCTGAGGAGCTTTTAGACGACGTTCCATCATTGGCGGTGGAGTCTTTTACCGGTGTATCAAATGTTTCGGTTTTTGCCGGCATTAAAGAGGGTGATAGGGTCTGTGACGTCGGCTGCGGGGTTGGCCTTGATGCTTTTATTGCCGCACGCAGGGCAGGCGCTAACGGGAAAGTCACAGGGGTGGATTTCAGCGCTCAAATGATAGAAAAAGCACAGAGGGCAAAAGCACAGGGGGGGAGTAAAAACACAGATTTTATTGTGGCGGAGGCTGAAAAAATCCCGCTTTCTGATAACTCCGCAAGCGTTGTGCTTGCCAACGGTATTTTTAATCTTAATCCGGTAAGGGATGTAATATTTAAGGAAATACTCAGGATTCTTAAACCAGGCGGTATGGTATTTGGTGCAGAGCTTGTCTTAACAACTGCTCCGGTTGACCCCCTAACCTGTTCACTCAATAATTGGTTTGCATGA
- a CDS encoding ABC transporter ATP-binding protein — translation MPLCVLNKIEKRFQVGEITVDALRGVSLTIEEGDFTAIMGVSGSGKTTLLNIIGALDVPTAGSYELNGTDVSNSDDDTLSAIRNKLIGFVFQHFYLLPYITAIENVLLPTLYTAMPVDNPQQRALEALAMVNLSDRADFKPGQLSGGQQQRIAIARALINDPSLIICDEPTGQLDSKTASEVMKTLVDLNTAGKTVLIVTHDPLVAKTAGRIYTIRDGLIYED, via the coding sequence ATGCCTCTGTGTGTGCTAAATAAGATAGAGAAGCGGTTTCAGGTCGGAGAGATTACGGTTGATGCCTTAAGAGGAGTGAGTTTAACTATAGAAGAGGGAGACTTTACCGCCATAATGGGAGTTTCGGGCTCAGGGAAAACCACTCTTTTAAATATAATCGGTGCTTTGGATGTTCCCACCGCAGGAAGTTACGAGCTTAACGGTACTGATGTATCAAATTCAGATGACGATACCCTCTCAGCCATACGCAACAAGTTAATAGGCTTTGTGTTTCAGCATTTTTATTTGCTTCCATATATAACTGCCATAGAAAATGTGCTTCTGCCGACTCTTTATACGGCAATGCCGGTGGATAATCCGCAGCAACGGGCCCTTGAGGCCCTTGCCATGGTTAATCTCTCCGACAGGGCGGATTTCAAACCTGGGCAGCTCTCCGGCGGCCAACAGCAACGCATAGCTATAGCCCGTGCGCTTATCAACGACCCATCCCTTATAATATGCGATGAGCCCACCGGTCAACTTGATTCCAAAACAGCCTCCGAAGTTATGAAAACCCTGGTTGATTTAAACACCGCAGGAAAAACAGTCCTGATTGTAACTCACGACCCTCTTGTGGCAAAAACCGCTGGCAGAATATACACCATACGTGACGGCCTCATTTATGAGGACTGA
- the wbaP gene encoding undecaprenyl-phosphate galactose phosphotransferase WbaP has translation MKKFIQICSLVLIDLAAYYTSLYLSWHVRENILPVFFTFETDNYSLQYYIGLWWIPAVFIFFIANQQIYTGRTTFWDENKKLFHAITLAFVVLMAVVTLGRIPGLVSRPVLVSLWLFSFFIYPLFHLYGKKLLFMTGICKEKVLVLGAGKTGRLISTWLSRETHIGYEVLGFLDDDTEKTGTFIDGKKVFGLIRHYTRFVKELQINTIIIAIPSLGPELTASMAFEIQQRVKNTMIVPNLYGVALLNTELLHLFYEEIFLLKVRNNLKYILNRALKRAFDLVVSLALMPFVLILIVAFGIAIKLQSKGPVIYSHERIGKKGKVFKCYKFRTMVKDSEDLLTELLNSNQELKEEWERYWKLTKDPRITPIGAFLRKTSLDELPQIFNVLEGNMSLVGPRPYLLREMYAIENHVDAITTVVPGITGLWQVSGRSNTTYENRIRLDIWYIMNWSLWLDVFIILRTVKVVLSMKGVS, from the coding sequence ATGAAAAAATTCATACAAATATGTTCACTGGTTTTAATAGACCTGGCGGCTTACTACACCTCTTTGTACCTCTCATGGCATGTGAGGGAGAACATTTTACCAGTCTTCTTTACTTTCGAGACAGACAATTACAGCCTTCAGTACTACATCGGGTTGTGGTGGATTCCTGCTGTTTTCATTTTTTTTATAGCAAATCAACAGATATACACCGGCAGGACTACGTTTTGGGATGAGAACAAAAAACTCTTTCATGCCATAACGTTAGCTTTTGTGGTGCTCATGGCGGTAGTCACGCTTGGGCGCATACCCGGGCTTGTTTCGAGACCGGTGCTGGTGTCTCTGTGGCTTTTTTCTTTTTTTATCTACCCTCTGTTTCATCTCTATGGTAAAAAACTGCTGTTTATGACGGGCATATGCAAGGAAAAAGTCCTGGTCCTGGGTGCAGGGAAAACAGGCAGGCTGATTTCAACCTGGCTTAGCAGAGAAACCCACATCGGGTATGAGGTGCTGGGGTTTCTTGATGATGATACTGAAAAAACAGGCACTTTCATTGACGGTAAAAAAGTTTTCGGCCTCATCAGGCATTATACCAGATTCGTAAAAGAGCTTCAGATAAACACAATTATAATCGCAATCCCGTCTTTAGGGCCAGAGTTGACTGCCTCGATGGCTTTTGAGATTCAACAGAGAGTAAAGAACACAATGATTGTGCCTAATCTCTACGGAGTGGCTCTGTTAAACACCGAACTTCTGCATCTGTTTTACGAGGAAATATTTCTGCTAAAGGTAAGAAACAACCTGAAATATATCCTCAACAGGGCCCTAAAGAGAGCTTTTGATCTTGTGGTAAGCCTTGCACTAATGCCCTTTGTACTCATCTTGATAGTTGCTTTTGGTATCGCCATAAAATTACAGTCAAAGGGACCTGTTATTTATTCACACGAGAGAATAGGGAAAAAAGGGAAGGTGTTTAAGTGCTACAAGTTTCGGACTATGGTTAAGGACTCCGAGGATCTTCTTACGGAGCTTTTAAACAGTAATCAGGAGTTGAAGGAGGAGTGGGAAAGGTACTGGAAACTGACAAAGGATCCCCGAATTACTCCGATAGGGGCGTTTTTAAGAAAAACCTCTCTTGACGAATTGCCGCAGATATTTAACGTGCTGGAGGGAAATATGAGTTTGGTAGGGCCAAGGCCATATTTGTTAAGGGAAATGTATGCCATCGAGAACCATGTGGACGCCATAACTACCGTTGTTCCCGGAATAACCGGTCTTTGGCAGGTCTCAGGCCGCAGCAACACAACGTATGAAAACCGTATAAGGCTCGACATCTGGTACATAATGAACTGGTCTCTGTGGCTTGATGTTTTTATAATTCTGAGAACCGTCAAGGTGGTTCTTTCCATGAAAGGGGTTAGTTAA
- a CDS encoding outer membrane lipoprotein carrier protein LolA, with protein MKKFLIFFVFITFVSQAFAAKPFVSTITDYYESAKDIKGSFVQLSKLKDLEKELTFTGSFFIKPPKRMSWKYEGQETQEVYINEGELIIYQKKNAQAFRSKYDERTIGQTPLALLRGFKDIAVNYNVEEKDGFTRFTPKQSNFNLRYFDVYQSKEGFPIKKIVVYDKNENVVELTLSGVKINTGVDDSLLKFTAPAGLSIIDN; from the coding sequence ATGAAAAAGTTTTTAATTTTTTTTGTTTTTATTACTTTTGTATCACAGGCTTTTGCCGCTAAACCGTTTGTCTCCACCATCACGGACTACTATGAATCGGCAAAGGACATAAAGGGAAGTTTTGTTCAACTGAGTAAGCTTAAGGATTTAGAAAAGGAGCTTACATTTACCGGGAGCTTTTTTATAAAACCCCCTAAGCGGATGTCATGGAAGTATGAGGGGCAGGAAACACAGGAGGTTTATATCAATGAGGGGGAATTGATAATTTACCAGAAGAAAAACGCTCAGGCTTTCAGGTCAAAATATGATGAAAGGACAATTGGCCAGACTCCTCTTGCTCTTTTGAGAGGATTCAAGGATATTGCCGTAAATTATAATGTAGAGGAAAAAGACGGCTTTACACGGTTTACACCAAAACAGTCTAATTTCAATCTCCGGTACTTTGATGTTTATCAGTCAAAAGAGGGTTTTCCTATCAAAAAAATAGTTGTTTACGATAAAAATGAAAACGTGGTGGAGCTGACTCTTTCCGGGGTTAAGATAAATACCGGTGTGGATGATTCCCTGCTGAAGTTTACAGCGCCTGCCGGGCTTTCCATAATAGACAATTAG
- the tsaD gene encoding tRNA (adenosine(37)-N6)-threonylcarbamoyltransferase complex transferase subunit TsaD gives MVNSLILAIDTSCDDTSAAVVEDGRTVLSSVVYGQDEIHRRYGGVVPEVASRQHTEMIHSTVTAALTQSGTELNQLSAIAVCHGPGLIGCLIVGTSFAKAAAYAAGLPLIGVNHLEGHICSVFLSREPVFPHISLVISGGHTSLYLVSDMGGYEEIGRTRDDAAGEAYDKVAKMLGLGYPGGPVIDKLAKAGNPKAVHFPRALIKGTLDFSFSGLKTSVRNHLLSEKNRSTSIEDVCASFQAAVTETITTKLLWASEIYGVSTLSIAGGVAANEGLRLRLLSLKGMRVLLPPKELCTDNAAMIGAVADYYFKRNLMSDLTLNPKACLPVTANCGQLSPQQL, from the coding sequence GTGGTAAACTCCCTGATTCTTGCCATAGACACATCCTGTGATGACACATCAGCGGCTGTCGTAGAGGATGGGCGGACAGTTTTATCCAGTGTAGTTTATGGCCAGGATGAGATTCACAGGCGTTATGGAGGGGTGGTGCCGGAGGTGGCCTCAAGGCAACACACAGAGATGATTCACTCTACTGTTACCGCAGCCCTCACGCAATCAGGCACGGAGCTTAACCAGTTATCGGCAATTGCCGTTTGCCACGGTCCGGGACTTATCGGCTGTCTTATCGTGGGTACTTCATTTGCAAAGGCCGCCGCTTATGCCGCAGGGTTGCCTCTTATCGGGGTAAATCACCTTGAGGGGCACATCTGTTCAGTGTTTTTATCACGTGAGCCGGTTTTTCCTCATATATCGCTTGTTATATCGGGCGGGCACACCAGTCTGTATCTGGTCAGTGACATGGGAGGTTATGAGGAGATTGGGCGAACGAGGGATGACGCCGCCGGGGAGGCATACGATAAGGTTGCTAAAATGCTTGGGCTTGGTTACCCCGGAGGCCCCGTCATTGATAAGCTGGCAAAAGCCGGAAATCCTAAGGCTGTTCATTTTCCACGGGCACTGATTAAGGGCACTCTTGATTTTAGCTTTAGCGGCCTTAAGACTTCAGTCAGAAACCATCTGCTCTCAGAAAAGAACCGGAGCACATCCATAGAAGACGTCTGTGCATCATTTCAGGCCGCCGTGACAGAGACAATTACCACAAAGCTGCTATGGGCAAGTGAAATATACGGAGTTAGTACTCTGTCCATAGCGGGGGGGGTGGCGGCAAACGAGGGATTACGGCTGCGGCTGCTGTCGCTTAAAGGCATGAGGGTGCTCCTTCCGCCTAAGGAACTCTGTACCGACAACGCCGCCATGATCGGCGCTGTTGCCGATTACTATTTCAAGCGGAATTTAATGTCTGATTTAACACTTAATCCCAAAGCCTGTCTGCCTGTAACCGCAAACTGCGGTCAGCTGTCCCCTCAACAACTGTGA